The following coding sequences lie in one Arachis stenosperma cultivar V10309 chromosome 5, arast.V10309.gnm1.PFL2, whole genome shotgun sequence genomic window:
- the LOC130980212 gene encoding uncharacterized protein LOC130980212 encodes MQVDPTPPPSTAPLLPLSPRSSSTTTARRRPLVFTSLLTTTCISISAALAFAFLFFTSATSSATPPPHPHSRPLKKLHHPTVILISSDGFRFGYHLKSPNLPTLRRLISNGTSASAGLVPVFPSLTFPNHYSIVTGLYPPYHGIINNYFYDPITNEKFTMTSHEPKWWLGHPLWETVVSNGLKAATYFWPGSEVVKGQWNCPVNFCAHYNESVPFDDRVDTVLGYFDLPIDEIPSFITLYFEDPDHQGHQVGPDDPRITRAVENIDRVLGRLVKGLEKRGVFDDVSLVLVGDHGMVGTCDKKIVALADLSPWVEIPADWVHSLTPLLAIKPPEGVDPAGVVAKMNEGLSSGKVENGEFLKVYLKEDLPKRLHYAASDRIPPIIGLLEEGFTIEMKRSSAKECAGAHGYDNAFLSMRTIFIAHGPQFERGRLIPSFENVQIYNLVTSILNIKGASNNGSASFPESVLLPPAPSAM; translated from the coding sequence ATGCAAGTAGACCCAACACCGCCGCCGTCAACGGCACCGCTCCTCCCGCTCTCTCCTCGCtcctcctccaccaccaccgCTCGCCGCCGACCTCTCGTCTTCACCTCCCTCCTAACCACCACCTGCATCTCCATCTCCGCCGCCCTCGCCTTCGccttcctcttcttcacctCCGCCACCTCCTCCGCCACTCCACCGCCACATCCACACTCCCGCCCTCTGAAAAAGCTCCACCACCCCACCGTCATCCTCATCTCCTCCGACGGTTTCCGCTTCGGTTACCACCTCAAGTCCCCAAACCTCCCTACCCTCCGCCGCCTAATCTCCAACGGCACCTCCGCCTCCGCCGGCCTCGTCCCGGTGTTCCCATCCCTCACCTTCCCCAACCACTACTCCATCGTCACCGGCCTCTACCCTCCCTACCATGGCATCATCAACAACTACTTCTACGATCCAATCACCAACGAGAAATTCACCATGACAAGCCACGAACCTAAATGGTGGTTAGGTCATCCGTTATGGGAAACCGTCGTCTCCAACGGTTTGAAAGCTGCCACATATTTCTGGCCAGGTTCTGAAGTTGTTAAGGGTCAGTGGAATTGTCCTGTGAATTTTTGTGCGCACTATAATGAATCTGTTCCTTTTGATGATAGGGTTGATACGGTATTAGGGTATTTTGATTTACCAATTGATGAGATTCCTTCGTTTATTACATTGTATTTTGAGGATCCTGATCATCAGGGTCACCAGGTTGGTCCTGATGATCCTAGAATTACTAGGGCTGTTGAGAATATTGATAGGGTTTTGGGGAGGTTGGTGAAGGGGTTGGAGAAAAGAGGGGTTTTTGATGATGTTAGTCTTGTTTTGGTTGGTGATCATGGCATGGTTGGAACATGTGATAAAAAGATTGTAGCTTTGGCGGATTTGAGTCCCTGGGTTGAGATTCCGGCCGATTGGGTGCATTCTCTGACGCCTTTGCTCGCGATTAAGCCGCCGGAAGGGGTTGATCCGGCAGGGGTTGTTGCCAAGATGAACGAAGGGTTGAGTTCTGGgaaggttgagaatggtgagtTTCTCAAGGTATACTTGAAAGAGGACTTGCCTAAGAGGTTGCATTATGCGGCAAGCGACCGGATTCCACCGATAATTGGGTTGCTTGAGGAAGGTTTTACGATCGAGATGAAGAGGAGCAGTGCCAAGGAGTGCGCCGGGGCGCATGGCTATGACAATGCCTTCCTGTCAATGAGGACTATTTTCATTGCTCATGGTCCTCAGTTTGAGAGAGGAAGGTTAATACCATCTTTTGAGAATGTTCAGATTTACAATTTGGTTACTTCTATACTCAACATAAAGGGTGCTTCCAACAATGGTTCTGCTTCATTTCCTGAGTCTGTTCTTCTACCTCCTGCTCCGTCGGCCATGTGA
- the LOC130981252 gene encoding serine/threonine-protein phosphatase 7 long form homolog: MLMCDHLHPPDPYNQIVEAQLRETGFYYVSQIGVIKGQSAMINALIERWRPETHTFHFSVGECAVTLEDVAVILGLPTNGLPVTGPTMSSFEALEAECLHQFGIVPSKNDCRGSFIKLTWFRGVRDRIVLNDDVHMQMYVKCHIMLLFGKILFADKSGAGVHWKFLPLLRNFGGIIQFSWGSACLAHLYRSLCRATRVNCKEMDGPLTLLVSWAWIRLPFHYNKQGFSQRSKTVVID, translated from the coding sequence ATGTTGATGTGCGATCATTTACACCCGCCGGATCCATATAACCAAATTGTTGAAGCACAGTTACGCGAGACTGGATTTTATTATGTATCCCAAATTGGAGTTATTAAAGGCCAGTCAGCAATGATTAATGCTCTGATTGAGAGATGGCGGCCCGAGACTCATACTTTTCATTTTTCGGTTGGTGAGTGTGCCGTGACCTTGGAGGATGTGGCGGTAATTCTCGGTCTGCCAACAAATGGTCTTCCGGTTACAGGTCCGACCATGAGTAGCTTTGAGGCATTGGAAGCCGAGTGCTTGCACCAATTTGGAATTGTACCCAGCAAAAATGACTGTAGAGGGAGCTTTATAAAATTAACGTGGTTTAGGGGTGTGAGAGATCGTATAGTGTTGAATGATGATGTGCACATGCAGATGTATGTAAAGTGTCACATAATGTTGTTATTTGGAAAAATTCTGTTTGCAGATAAGTCGGGTGCAGGGGTGCACTGGAAATTTTTACCTTTGCTTCGCAACTTTGGTGGGATCATACAGTTTAGTTGGGGTTCGGCATGCCTGGCACACTTGTATAGATCATTATGTAGGGCAACTCGTGTCAACTGCAAGGAGATGGACGGTCCACTGACACTGTTGGTCAGTTGGGCTTGGATCCGGCTACCATTTCACTACAACAAACAAGGCTTTTCACAACGGTCAAAAACCGTTGTCATAGATTGA